Within the Polymorphobacter megasporae genome, the region CATGTGCTTCATCACTGCCGGCATGGGCGGCGGCACCGGCACCGGCGCGGCCCCGGTCGTCGCCCGCGCCGCGCGTGAAAAGGGCATCCTGACCGTCGGCGTCGTCACCAAGCCGTTCGCCTTCGAGGGCCTCAAGCGGATGCGCTCGGCCGAGGAAGGCATCGTCGAGCTGCAGAAGCACGTCGACACGCTGATCATCATTCCGAACCAAAATTTGTTCCTCATCGCCAACGCCAACACGACCTTCAAGGACGCGTTCGCGATGGCCGACCAGGTTCTCCACCAGGGCGTCCGCGGCATCACCGACCTGATGATCATGCCCGGCCTGATCAACCTCGACTTCGCCGACATCCGCACCGTCATGTCCGAAATGGGCAAGGCGATGATGGGCACTGGCGAGGCATCGGGCGAGAACCGCGCGATCGAGGCGGCCGAAAAGGCGATTGCCAACCCGTTGCTCGACGAAGTCTCGATGCGCGGCGCGAAGGGCGTCATCATCAACATCACCGGCGGCGACGACCTCCGCCTGATGGAAGTCGACGAAGCCGCGACGCACATCCGCGAGATGGTCGACCCCGAGGCGAACATCATCGTCGGCTCGGCGTTCAACCCCGATCTCAACGGCGTCATGCGGGTGTCGGTCGTCGCGACCGGGATCGACGTCGTCGCGCGGACTCCGGCGGTCAGCACGACGCGGACGATGCCCGCGTTCGGCGGCACCGCGTCGGCGTTCCCGACTGCCGCCGCGCCGCGCACACCGGCCCCCGAGCCGACCGTCAGCGCGAGCGCTCACGCCGTCACCGAACCCGAACCCGAGCCGCTCGACCTCAGCCTCGACGACGTCGTCGACGAGCCCGCCGAGCCGATGATCCGCTTCACCCCGGCGCCGCCGCAGCCCGCCGCCCCGGTCGTTGCGGCGACCCCGGCTGCACTGACGCCGATGCGCCCGCAGCCCGAGGTCGAGGAAAAGCCGCTGACCTTGTTCGAGAAGATGATGAACCTCAGCCGCAAGCCCGCCGCGCGCCCGGCCGTCACGACGCTCGCCCCCGACCCCGAAGGCGAACCCGACCCTCAGCCGGAGGTTGCGATCCCGTCGTTCTTTAAGAAGCAGGCGAACAACTAGGGCGGGGTAGGCGTTCGGTAGCGCGACGATCGTGCTGCTTTCGCGTGAGAGCGACGACCTACAAGACAGCCGTCATCCCCGCGAAGGCGGGGACCCATCACCACTAATGTTGGGGTGATGGGTCCCCGCCTTCGCGGGGATGACGGCGCTGTTGTCGTCGAACCCGTTCGGATCGCGGACTAGGCAGGGGTGCAGTGAGCTTCCTGCTGGTTCCACTGCGGAATCAGCCTGACCCGGCGTTTCGACCAATAGCTGATGTCCATCGACACCCGGACCGGCGCGCCTTTACGCATGTAGATCGCCTGGTCTCCCGTCCTGCCGTTCCCGGTCAGGCACCGCGACCATCCCGACGCTTCGAGTGCCTGGGTCAGCTTGAACACCGCGTTGTTGTCGCTGTCGTGCCACAAAGTCAGCTGGTCGAAGCCGCCTTCGCCGCTGCTCCCGGCGAGATCGACCGCGGCTTCGTACGGACCGGCATCCCCGACCATGACGCCGTGCCGGCGGCAGCGGATATGAACCGCATCGAGATCGACGCAATCGTTGAAGCCCGCGCGCTTCGCGTCGATCATCGGGCCGCTGACCGGCAGACCGTCATAGGAGACCGATGGCGGAGGATTGCGCACCGGCTGGTGGCATCCTGCGAAGGCGAAGAACACCGCAACGGTGGCGAAACGCGCCAGCGCACGGAGCACGCCGCCGCCTGTCCGACTGCGGGCAGTCACGGCAAAGGGACGGCTCCCGGTTCTGCTTGCCATATCCACCCTGAAGCTTGCGACGCGAATGCCCGGCGGGAGTGTACCGGCTTCGCTTGCCGTTGACGATCCGAACGTCGCCCAGCCAAGTCGGCCGCCCGGCCTGCGCGGGTTTCGCTTGCCGCGATGTACCGGTCTGCGCCATCACGCAGGCAATCGCTTGGGGAGACTAGACATGGCTGGACCGCTCGCCGGGCTCCGCATCATCGAACTCGCCGGGATCGGTCCGGGGCCCTTTGCCGGGATGATGCTCGCCGATCACGGCGCGGAGGTCATCCGCGTCGACCGTCCCGGCGCGCGGATCGACAGCCGCGATCCGCTGCTGCGGTCGCGGACGCTGATCGGCGTCGACCTCAAGTCACCCGAAGGGATCGCCGTCGTCCGCGATCTCGTCCGCACCGCCGACGGGCTGATCGAGGGGTTTCGCCCGGGCGTCACCGAACGCCTCGGGCTCGGCCCCGACGTGCTGCTCGCCGACAACCCGAAGCTGGTCTACGGGCGGATGACCGGTTGGGGCCAGACCGGGCCGTACGCGGCGGCGGCCGGGCACGATATCAACTACATCGCGCTGGCGGGGGCGCTTCACGCCTTCGGTCGCGCAGGCGAGAAGCCGACGCCGCCGATCAACATGGTCGGCGACTTCGGCGGCGGCGGGATGATGCTCGCGTTCGGCATGGTCAGTGCGTTGCTCCACGCCGCGAAGACCGGCGCGGGGCAGGTGATCGATGCGGCGATGACCGACGGCGCGGCGGTACTGATGTCGATGATCTGGGGGTTCCGCGCCAACGGCATGTGGTCCGACGATCGCGGCACGAACCTGCTCGATACCGCCGCGCATTTCTACGACAGCTACGAAACCGCCGACGGCAAGTGGATCGCGATCGGGTCGATCGAGCCGCAATTCTACGCCGAGCTCCGCCGCCTGACCGGGCTCGACGCCGCGCCCGAGTTCGATGCGCAGATGGTCCGCGCGAGCTGGGGGCCGCTCAAGGACAAGCTTACCGCGTTGTTCCTGACGCGGACCCGCGACGACTGGTGTGAGATGATGGAGATGACCGACGTCTGCTTCGCGCCGGTGCTGAGCATGGCCGAAGCCCCGGCGCATCCGCACAACGTGGCGCGAGCCACCTTCGTCGAGGCGGGCGGGGTCGTCCAGCCCGCTCCGGCGCCGCGCTATTCGATCAGCACGACCGCCGCCCCGGCGATGACGACCGTGTTCAGCGGCGGCGACGTGCTGGCGGGACTCGGCTACGACGCCGCCCGGATCGCGGCGCTGACCGCGGCGGGGACGGTTCGTTGAGGTTCGACCGCCGCGCGCTGCTGGCGGGCGGCGCGGCGGCGATGCTCGCGGGCTTCGCCGGTCCTGCAAACGCCGATAGCGCCGCGACCCGGCTCCGCGTCGTCGACGACCGGGTCTTCGTCGACGCCGTGGTCAACGGCCGGCCGACCACTGCCTTGCTCGATTCGGGCGCCGAGATGACCGTGCTCGACCGCGCCTTCGCCGCCCGGCTCGGGATCAGCGGCGGATCGGCGGCGACTGTGCGCGGGACCGGCGCGGCAACGATCGAGGCGCGCCTCGTTCGCGGGGTCGAGGTCATCGTTGCCGGGCTGCGGCTGCGCTCGCCGACCGTCGCGGTGATCGATCTCGCCGACATCGCCCGGCGGGTGCACCTCGACCGGATCGACGTGCTCGTCGGGCGCGATCTATTCGATGCGGCGCGATTGGCGATCGACCTGCGTGCGGGGAGTGTGCGCGCGGGAGCATCGATCGTCCCGGCGGGGGTCCGGCTGCCGCTCGTGCCCGAGCGTGGGGTCGAAACCATCCCGATTTTGATCGAGGGCTCCCCCGCACGGGCCGATTTCGACCTCGGCAACGGCGGTAGCGTCCTGATCGGTGCGGGGTTCGCCAACCGCCACCAGATGCTCGCCGACGGCCGACCGCTCGCGACGATCCCGGGCGGCGGCATCGGCGGGGCGACCCTCCAGACGACGTTGTCGCTGCGCACGCTCGATCTCGGCGGCCGCCGATTTTACGACGTTCCCGCCGCGATCGACACCAGCCCGACCGCCGCCGATGCCAATATCGGGGTGAGGCTTCTCAAGCGCTTCGGCATCGTCACCGACTTCGCCGCGCGCAGCGTCTGGCTCGATTTCCGCGGATGAAACCCTACGCCACCGACCCCGCCGCGTCGCGCGGGCGGCGCTTCGCCGAGGCCCCGTCGGCGACCCGCGACGCGTTCCAGCGCGACCGCGACCGCATCGTCCATTGCTCGGCGTTCCGGCGGCTGCGCGACAAGACGCAGGTGTTCGTCGCCCCCGACGGTGACCATTTCCGCGTCCGCCTGACGCACAG harbors:
- a CDS encoding retropepsin-like aspartic protease; the protein is MRFDRRALLAGGAAAMLAGFAGPANADSAATRLRVVDDRVFVDAVVNGRPTTALLDSGAEMTVLDRAFAARLGISGGSAATVRGTGAATIEARLVRGVEVIVAGLRLRSPTVAVIDLADIARRVHLDRIDVLVGRDLFDAARLAIDLRAGSVRAGASIVPAGVRLPLVPERGVETIPILIEGSPARADFDLGNGGSVLIGAGFANRHQMLADGRPLATIPGGGIGGATLQTTLSLRTLDLGGRRFYDVPAAIDTSPTAADANIGVRLLKRFGIVTDFAARSVWLDFRG
- the ftsZ gene encoding cell division protein FtsZ, whose amino-acid sequence is MVDFKRPELTELKPRIAVIGVGGAGGNAVTNMIVSGLQGVDFVVANTDAQSLAVSEAETRIQLGLKITQGLGAGSRPEIGRAAAEETIEQIEAALDGCHMCFITAGMGGGTGTGAAPVVARAAREKGILTVGVVTKPFAFEGLKRMRSAEEGIVELQKHVDTLIIIPNQNLFLIANANTTFKDAFAMADQVLHQGVRGITDLMIMPGLINLDFADIRTVMSEMGKAMMGTGEASGENRAIEAAEKAIANPLLDEVSMRGAKGVIINITGGDDLRLMEVDEAATHIREMVDPEANIIVGSAFNPDLNGVMRVSVVATGIDVVARTPAVSTTRTMPAFGGTASAFPTAAAPRTPAPEPTVSASAHAVTEPEPEPLDLSLDDVVDEPAEPMIRFTPAPPQPAAPVVAATPAALTPMRPQPEVEEKPLTLFEKMMNLSRKPAARPAVTTLAPDPEGEPDPQPEVAIPSFFKKQANN
- a CDS encoding CaiB/BaiF CoA transferase family protein, which translates into the protein MAGPLAGLRIIELAGIGPGPFAGMMLADHGAEVIRVDRPGARIDSRDPLLRSRTLIGVDLKSPEGIAVVRDLVRTADGLIEGFRPGVTERLGLGPDVLLADNPKLVYGRMTGWGQTGPYAAAAGHDINYIALAGALHAFGRAGEKPTPPINMVGDFGGGGMMLAFGMVSALLHAAKTGAGQVIDAAMTDGAAVLMSMIWGFRANGMWSDDRGTNLLDTAAHFYDSYETADGKWIAIGSIEPQFYAELRRLTGLDAAPEFDAQMVRASWGPLKDKLTALFLTRTRDDWCEMMEMTDVCFAPVLSMAEAPAHPHNVARATFVEAGGVVQPAPAPRYSISTTAAPAMTTVFSGGDVLAGLGYDAARIAALTAAGTVR